From Rutidosis leptorrhynchoides isolate AG116_Rl617_1_P2 chromosome 3, CSIRO_AGI_Rlap_v1, whole genome shotgun sequence, a single genomic window includes:
- the LOC139896453 gene encoding uncharacterized protein, with translation MSRCPSSTEIEDSTKTTVNNETDGSNKSGREPSVAISKSRSLWFLGLYMLFVMLFIAFFFIMAFKYPLKPELYLTRLYIPAFDKSAPDSPADKNSSHVWFKFVNRNKMISATYDMFSVTIQYYVPNSNTSRYVGNLTTPADVYQDKGKPVMVDLWTPIPGISSLRQHMNEELPEIPFLVYLDFKMRFHCKEVGNNKHRFLMSTIVWVSLEYGCTPDKPVQMFEGFGGEIWKA, from the exons ATGAGCAGGTGTCCTTCTTCTACTGAGATCGAAGATTCAACCAAAACCACGGTCAACAACGAAACTGATGGTTCAAATAAGAGTGGTAGGGAGCCAAGTGTTGCTATATCTAAAAGCAGATCACTTTGGTTCCTTGGTTTATATATGCTATTTGTGATGCTATTTATAGCATTTTTCTTCATCATGGCATTTAAGTATCCCCTAAAACCAGAGTTGTACTTGACTAGGCTTTATATCCCCGCATTTGACAAATCAGCACCAGATAGCCCAGCGGACAAGAACTCGTCCCACGTATGGTTTAAATTCGTCAATCGCAATAAAATGATCTCTGCTACGTATGATATGTTCAGCGTAACCATCCAGTATTATGTTCCAAACTCAAATACGAGTCGTTACGTTGGAAATTTAACAACTCCGGCAGACGTATATCAGGATAAAGGTAAGCCTGTAATGGTGGATTTATGGACACCGATACCCGGGATCTCTAGCTTACGTCAGCATATGAACGAAGAGTTACCTGAGATACCGTTTCTAGTATATTTGGATTTCAAAATGAGGTTTCATTGCAAAGAAGTGGGCAACAATAAGCATAGGTTTTTGATGAGTACCATTGTTTGGGTTTCATTGGAGTATGGCTGTACTCCTGATAAACCTGTTCAGATGTTTGAAG GTTTTGGTGGCGAAATCTGGAAAGCATAA